The DNA window GTCCTGGCTCCTGAAACATTCGCTTTATGGTCTGCCACACGTATTTTATAGAACTCTTCCAGGTTAGAAGAATAAATAGCAATGAAATTAATACGTTCATAGAGTGGAAGCTTGTCATCATTAGCCTCCAGCAGCACACGATAATTAAACGATAGCCAACTAATATCGCGTTTAAAGTATTGATAAGAATGTTCCATAGCAGCGATTTTGCCGTAAATATAGTATATTTGCAAACATAAATAGCAAAAAAATGGTAAGAATTGGTTTATTGTCAGACACTCACGGTTACTGGGATGAAAAATACCTGAAATATTTTGAGAATTGTGATGAAATTTGGCATGTAGGAGATATAGGATCAATGGAAGTTGCAGAGAAACTGGCAGCTTTTCGCCCCTTAAGGGCTGTGTATGGGAACATTGACGGACAGGATATTCGCAAGACTTATCCGCAGATAAACCGTTTTACTATTGAAGGCGCCGAAGTTTTAATGAAGCACATTGGTGGTTATCCCGGGAATTACGATCCTTCTATTCGTGGAAGTATTTTGGTTCGTCCTCCAAAAATATTTATCAGCGGGCATTCACATATATTGAAAGTAAAGTATGACAAAACTCTTGGCATGCTTCACATTAATCCGGGTGCAGCCGGTATCTATGGTTTTCACAAAGTACGTACCATGGTTCGGTTTGTTATAGATAATGGGGAGTTTAAAGATCTGGAAGTAATTGAACTGGCAGGATAATCTGTACGTAGAAATGTTATCTTCTGTTTTTTATTTTGCTATGTCAAAAAACTTTCCGTAATTTGCGTTTTGTAACAAAAAGAACAATCTATGAAAGGAATAATTCTTGCCGGAGGAAGTGCAACTCGTCTTTATCCGCTTTCCAAAGCCATATCAAAACAAATCATGCCTGTGTATGATAAGCCGATGATTTATTACCCGTTGTCTACATTGATGCTGGCTGGAATTCGTGAAGTTTTGGTTATTTCTACTCCTCGTGATCTTCCTATGTTTAGAGACTTGCTGGGAACAGGTGAAGAGCTTGGCATGAAATTTGAATATAAAATTCAGGAAAAACCAAACGGACTGGCACAAGCTTTTGTTTTGGGAGCAGAATTCCTGAATGGCGAACCGGGATGTTTGATTCTGGGTGATAATATGTTCTACGGACAAGGATTCTCATCGATGCTTCATCGTGCGGCTAGCATTAATAAAGGTGCATGCATCTTTGGTTATTATGTAAAAGATCCTCGTGCTTATGGAGTGGCCGAGTTTGATGAAACCGGAAAAGTTATCTCTCTGGAAGAGAAACCGGAAAACCCAAAGAGCAATTATGCGGTTCCCGGTCTTTATTTTTACGACTCAACCGTAACAGAGAAAGCTGCTGGTCTGCAACCTTCTGCCCGTGGTGAATATGAAATTACTGATTTGAATAAATTGTATCTGGAAGAAGGCTCTTTAAAGGTAGAGCTTTTTGGTCGTGGATTTGCTTGGCTTGATACAGGAAACTGCGACAGCTTACTCGAAGCGTCAAACTTTGTGGCAACCATTCAGAACCGTCAGGGATTTTATGTGAGCTGCATTGAAGAAATTGCATGGCGTAATGGCTGGATTTCAACTGAGCAGTTGAATAAGCTTGGACAGCAATTATCAAAAACTGAGTATGGTAAATACCTCATTGAATTAGCAAAAACAAAATAATTATATATGAAAACTTATTTGGTGACAGGGGCTGCAGGATTTATCGGGGCTAACTATCTGAAATATATTCTTGCCAAACATAATGATATTAAAGTTGTAGTGCTCGACTTGCTCACTTATGCAGGTAACCTGGGTACTATTGCCGGAGATATAGATAACACTCGTTGCGAATTTGTAAAGGGTGATATTTGTGACCGCGAGCTTGCTGATAAACTATTTGCTCAATATCAGTTCGACTATGTGGTAAACTTTGCTGCAGAAAGTCACGTGGACAGAAGTATTGAAAACCCTCAGTTATTCCTGATGACTAATATCCTTGGAACACAGAATCTTCTGGATGCAGCTCGCCGTTGCTGGGTGACTGGTAAAGACGAACAAGGTTATCCAACATGGAGAGAAGGAGTACGTTTCCATCAGGTTTCTACGGATGAAGTTTATGGTAGTCTTGGAGCTGAAGGATATTTCCATGAAACAACTCCTCTTTGTCCTCATAGCCCTTACAGCGCTTCAAAAACTAGTGCCGATATGTTTGTAATGGCTTACTTCGATACTTATAAAATGCCGGTAAGTATTACCCGTTGTTCAAATAACTATGGTCCTTTCCATTTCCCCGAAAAACTAATTCCACTTATTATAAAGAATATTCTCGAAGGAAAGAATCTTCCTGTTTACGGAGATGGCAAGAATGTACGCGACTGGTTGTACGTGGAAGACCATTGCAAAGCAATCGATTTGGTTGTTCGCAAAGGTAGAGTGGGAGAGGTTTATAATGTAGGCGGACACAATGAAAAGCAAAATATTGAAATTGTAAAGCTGACTATTGCTACTATTCACCAGATGATGAAAGAGAATGTGGCTTATCGCGAGGTGCTTAAGAAAAAGGAATATAACGAAAAAGGTGAACTCTCTATCGATTGGATTAATGAATCACTGATTACATTTGTGAAAGACCGCCTTGGTCATGATCAGCGATATGCCATTGACCCTACTAAGATAACCAATGAACTTGGCTGGTATCCCGAGACTAAGTTCGAGGTTGGAATTGTGAAAACAATAAAGTGGTATCTGGAGAATCAAGGCTGGGTAGAAGAAGTTACCAGCGGAGATTATCAAAAGTACTACGAAAAAATGTACGGAAACAAATGATAGACCCCGACTCGCAAATCCCCATGGTAGACCTTAAAGGTCAGTATCTGAGAATTAAGCCAGAAATTGATAACGCTATTCAGAGTGTGATTGATTCCAGCGC is part of the uncultured Bacteroides sp. genome and encodes:
- a CDS encoding metallophosphoesterase family protein; protein product: MVRIGLLSDTHGYWDEKYLKYFENCDEIWHVGDIGSMEVAEKLAAFRPLRAVYGNIDGQDIRKTYPQINRFTIEGAEVLMKHIGGYPGNYDPSIRGSILVRPPKIFISGHSHILKVKYDKTLGMLHINPGAAGIYGFHKVRTMVRFVIDNGEFKDLEVIELAG
- the rfbA gene encoding glucose-1-phosphate thymidylyltransferase RfbA is translated as MKGIILAGGSATRLYPLSKAISKQIMPVYDKPMIYYPLSTLMLAGIREVLVISTPRDLPMFRDLLGTGEELGMKFEYKIQEKPNGLAQAFVLGAEFLNGEPGCLILGDNMFYGQGFSSMLHRAASINKGACIFGYYVKDPRAYGVAEFDETGKVISLEEKPENPKSNYAVPGLYFYDSTVTEKAAGLQPSARGEYEITDLNKLYLEEGSLKVELFGRGFAWLDTGNCDSLLEASNFVATIQNRQGFYVSCIEEIAWRNGWISTEQLNKLGQQLSKTEYGKYLIELAKTK
- the rfbB gene encoding dTDP-glucose 4,6-dehydratase, with amino-acid sequence MKTYLVTGAAGFIGANYLKYILAKHNDIKVVVLDLLTYAGNLGTIAGDIDNTRCEFVKGDICDRELADKLFAQYQFDYVVNFAAESHVDRSIENPQLFLMTNILGTQNLLDAARRCWVTGKDEQGYPTWREGVRFHQVSTDEVYGSLGAEGYFHETTPLCPHSPYSASKTSADMFVMAYFDTYKMPVSITRCSNNYGPFHFPEKLIPLIIKNILEGKNLPVYGDGKNVRDWLYVEDHCKAIDLVVRKGRVGEVYNVGGHNEKQNIEIVKLTIATIHQMMKENVAYREVLKKKEYNEKGELSIDWINESLITFVKDRLGHDQRYAIDPTKITNELGWYPETKFEVGIVKTIKWYLENQGWVEEVTSGDYQKYYEKMYGNK